TGCTCGAGGTCGCGATGCGCGAGGTCGCGATGCCCGAGGTCGCGCGTTGCTTCGTAGTTGCGGCGGCGTGGTGAGGACGCCCGCGAGCAAGACGACCTTGCAGCGCCCCACGTGAGGACGTGGAAGCGAAGCGATGACGTCGTGCGGGCCCAAAGAAAATGATTCGAGCCGCGTCGATGCGGGCGGGCTCGCTTATTCGTTCGCTGGGGCGCTTGCGTCCGCGTCGGGGGCGGGGGCTTCGGGCTCCGTCGCGCCGGCGTCGGGGGCCTCGACCACGACGGGCGGCTCCTCGGGGACCGGCAGCGCGAAGTCGCGGACGACGGCCATGTGCTGCATGTTCACCGCGCCGCTGTCGCTGCGGCGGACCGGGGCGACGTTCGCGAGCGGGTCGAAGTTGCGGCTGTCGAAGACCATGCCGTGCGTGAAGCTGACGCCGCCGACGACGGCCGGCGTCTCGAGCGCGTCGAGCGCCGGGCTCGCGAGGACCCAGTCGTAGGGGCTGCCGCGCGACGCGCTCGTGCCGCCGTTGCCGCGCGTGTCGACCGGGTAGGGGCCCTGCGTCTTGAAGAGCGAGCCGAACGTGCGGATGCACTGCTCGGTGCGGGAGCCGGTGTTGAAGTCGCCGCCGAGGACGACGTAGTCGCCGGCCGGGATCTCCGCGCGGACGCGCGCGACGATCGCGTTCGCCTCCGCCTGCCGGCGGCTCGCGCCCGACGTGAGGAGGTGCACGCTGATCGTCCAGAGGTCGCGGTCGCCCGGCACGTCGATGCGCGCCCAGGCGAAGGAGCGCGTCGACGTCTGCGGGTCGGCCCACTGGCCCTTGGCGACGATCGGATAGCGGCTCACGACGCCGTTCGGGATCTGCGCGGCGCCGGTCTCGCGCGACCACGTGTACTCTGCACCGAATGTGTCGTGCACGAACGTGGTGAGCTCGGCGGTGGTGTTGCGGCCGTAGTTGAACTCCTGCATCAGCGCGACGTCCGGCTTCAGCGCCTGGAGGATGCGCGCGCCCTCGCCCGGATCGTACGACTGACGGTTGCCGCTCGTGAGGTTCGACGCGACGACGCGGAGCGTGGTCGTCGTGCTCGTCGCCGCGGCGCGCGGCGCGGTCTCGTTCGTCGACGCCGCGACCTGCGTGGCCCCCTGGTCGACCGGCGCCGCGCATGCCGCGAGCGCGAGGAAGGCGAGGGCGAAGAACGAGGGACGGCGCATCGGGCGACACTCTCGTCGCCCCGCCCTGGATCACCGAGTCTCCAATGGGTCTAACTCACGAGAAAGAGCGGCCAATCGGCGTCTCTTGGAGCTCCAACGGTCGGTGTATGGAGTGCGGGGTGGGAGGCCTCGGCACACGCGCTGCGGGTCAGCGCCGCGCGTTCACCTGGATGGCGCCGACGTATTCGTACGTCCCGTAGCGCTGGGCGTTCGCGTAGACGCGGAGGTCGTAGCTGCCGTCGGCGGGCAGGGCGCAGCGCACCGCCGCGGGCGGGCTCACCTCGCACTTCGTTCGCTCGCCGCCTTGCTTCGGCTGCACGTCGGCGAGCAGGAACGCGCCGCGAGGGTTGTCGAGGAGCACGTCGATCGCGCCGTCCCGCACCGTGACCTGCGACTGATCGGGCGATCGGAACGCGAGGCCGTACGAGAAGAGCGCGGGCGCGACGACGGGGCGGCGGAAGAACTCGGCGCGCGAGAGCGGCTCCTCGAGGAGCTGCCACTTCGCGTCGTCGGGGAAGTGCGAGACGATGAACTGCTCCGGCGGCGTGAAGAGGTACTCGGTCGAGTACTGCTTCTCGAACTTGCCCTCGCTCACCGGCCCGGCGTCCCACGTCGCGTCGATGAGGTACCAGGCGCCGTCGATCTTCGCCGCGTTCCAGGCGTGGCCTTCGCCCTCGAGCGGCGCGGACTGCGAGCGCGCGTCGCCGACGACGTAGTGGATCTCGTCGCCGCTCGCCTTGCCGAGCAGCACCATCAGCTTCGCGTAGCCGGCGCACACGCCGACGCGGCTCGCGAAGACCGCCTGCGGATCGTACGAGCCCGCCGGGACGTCGTGCGCCGTGTACCCCGCCGCGTCGTAGGCGACGCGATCGGCGACCCAGTCGTGGAGCGCCTTCACGCGCAGCTTCGGGTCGGGCTCCCGCTCCGCGATGTATTTCCCGACCGCCTCGATGCTCGTCTCCGCCTCGCGCGGCATCGCGGCGACGACGGGGTGGAGGGTCGGCTTCGCGGGCGCGACCGGCGCGGGCGTCGGCGCGGGCTTGAGGGTGGGAGCGGGCGTGGGCGTGGGCGTCGGCTGGACGTCGTCGCGCTGCACGTCGCGGTCGCGGTAGGGGTTGTGGCTCGCGGCGGAGTAGAGCCACTCCACCGCGCCGGCGCACCCGAGCAAGCCGCGGCGCACGGACTCCGCGGTGGGGCCGTGGTGGCCGTCGAGCATCCAGTCGCCGCGCGTCGAGAGCGCGAGGAAGGCGCGCTGCGGGAAGCACGCGAGGAGCACGACGAGGAAGAGCCCGTTGATCGCGAGCGTGCGGAGGATGAGCCGATCGCCGAACGTGAGGAAGCGGCGCTTCGGCGCCTTCGCGCGCGACCGCCGGAGCGCGGCGATCCCCTCCCACGCGAGCGGCAGCCCCGGGAAGAAGAGGAGCGCGCTCGCGACCGGCAGCCACGTCGCGCGGTTCGCGTACGCCGCGAGCGACGACGCGAGCCACACCGACGCGAGCGGCGCCGCGACCGTGACGACGACACACAGCGCCTTGAACGCGAGCGCGAGCCAGAAGAACGTCCCTCGCTTCGCGGGCTTCACCGGCACGACGCCCTACGGCTGCAGCTGCATGAGGAACGCGCCGGTGCCGGGCTCGGTGACGCCCGGGAGCGAGCCGCTCATCGTGATGGAGCGGCCGCCGAGATAGATGCGGCCCGCGCCGTCGACGTCGAGCGCGTAGGGGTTGTCTTGCCCCGGGCTCCCGAGCTGACGGGTCCAGCCTTCGGCGCCGTCGAGGCCGTACCTCCGCACGAAGACGTCCCAGCTGTCGCCCTCCGCGGCGGGGACGTCGCGCGTGAAGCCGGCCACCAGCACCGCGTCGGGCGCGAGCGCGATGGTGGAGAGGCCGTGGTGGAGCGGGTCGACCGACTTCTGCCAGAGGACGTCTCCGCTCGGGCCGAGCTTGCGGACCTCCGTGCCCGCCGCCAGGTAGACGTGACCGTCGGCGGCGACGCGCAGCGAGCCGCTGTTCACCGCGCAGCCCTCGTCCTCGAAGACCTTGGTCCAGAGCGCGGCGCCGCCCGGAGCGTACTTGCGAACGACGACGCCTCCTCGGCCGCTGACCCCGGCGAGCGGGCCGTTCAGCTGTCCGAGCAGCACGGCGTTGCCTTCGCCGTCCACCCCGACGCCGCACGCGGAGTCCGAGCTGTTGTCGTTCTCACCGGCCTTCTGCCCGTTGAGGACGTCGCCCCAGATCGTGTTCCCGGCGCCGTCGATCTTGCGCACGAACAGATCGGGATCGGCGCGCTCCGTGCCTTGCTGGCCCGCGATGACGAGGTCGTTGCCGCTGACGGCGATGGCCGTGACCTCCGAGCCGTAGCCCGCTGTCTTCAGCTGGAACGATCCCTTCAGGTCGCCGTCGGCGCCGTAGGTGCGGACGAACCCGCCGCCCCTGCGCTCGGGATCGGTCTCGTCTCCGAGGAAGTGCAGCGCCTGTCCCGCGACGTAGATCGTTCCGGCGGCGCTCGTCGCGACCGCCTTCGCGTGCTCGGTGCTGCCGGCGCCGAACTGGCGCGTCCACGTCTCCTGGCCGTTGGCGTCGTACCGCCGGACGAAGGCGTCGCCGTTGCCGCCTTGCTCGAAGCCGGGGAACGCTCCCCAGGTGATCCCCGCCACCACCGCCCCGTCGTCGGGACCGACGGCGAGCGCGCTCACCTCGTCGGAGGACCCGAGGCCGAACTGACGCGTCCAGATCACGTGCTCGGCGCTGCGCTTCGATTGCGCGGCGCCGCCGCCCACCAGCACCGCGAGCCAACGTGAGAAGCCGAGCGTCTCCACCGTGACGGACGTGTCGGTGACCGCGCCCTCGAGGAGCGTCCATTCGCCGCCCGCGACCTGGCGGCCGACGGCGACACGTTTCTCCTGCGGATAGGGCCCCGCGACGGGGAGCGTGACCTTCACCGGGAGGAGGAAGGTGAGCCCCTCCGGCTCGAAGAGGTAGCCGCCGCGGATGGCCTCGGTGCCCTCCGGCGGCGCGATGGCGCCGAGCCCGGTGATCGTGATCTCGACCTCGGTCGTCAACGCCCCCGGCGGGATGTCGATGCGCACGCCGACGCTCGTCGTCACGGCGCCGCCCGCGGGCCCCACCGTGCTCGCCCCGACCTTGCCGACCGGAGCGGCGGCGTCGGAGCTCGGGCCCGCGTCGGAGGAGCACGACGGCAGCGACACCGTCAGACAGAGCACCAACGCTGCGAGACACGCGAACCTCTCTCCGGGCATTGCCACGATGGTGCCTCGGCCGAGGGGTTGGCGGCAAGCGAGGGGATGGCGTCCGCGGCAGGATTCGAACCTGCGACCACCGCTTTAGGAAAGCGATGCTCTATCCAGCTGAGCTACGCGGACGGGAGAGAGGACGGCACTCTAGCCGCAGACGCGCCCGGTCCCAAGCGCCGTGGCGTTCGCGGGAGGCCCGGTGTAAAGGGAGGCCGTGAATCAAGCGCCGAGCTCCGATCCCGCGTTCTGGCGCGACCGGCCCACGTTCGTCACCGGGGCGACCGGGCTCGTCGGGGGCTGGGTCGTGAAGCGGCTCGTCGAGCTGGGGGCCGACGTCGTGTGCCTCGTGCGTGACTGGGTCCCAGAGAGCGAGCTCGTGCGGTCGCGGGCGATCGAGAAGGTCCGCGTCGTCCGCGGCGACGTGCGCGATCAGGCGCTGCTCGAGCGCGCGCTCGGCGAGTACGAGATCGCGACGGTGATGCACCTCGCGGCGCAGACGATCGTCGGGATCGCGAACCGGAACCCGGTCTCCACGTTCGAGACGAACATCGGCGGGACGTGGGCGCTCCTCGAGGCGTGCCGGCGGAGCCCGAAGGTGTCCGAGATCGTCGTCGCGTCGTCGGACAAGGCCTACGGGGAGGCGAAGGTGCTCCCCTACGACGAGTCGACCGCGCTCGACGGCGTCCACCCTTACGACGCGAGCAAGTCGTGCACCGACATCATCACGCGCTCGTACGCGTCGACGTGGGGCGTGCCCGCGGTGACGACGCGGTGCGGGAACTTCTTCGGCGGCGGGGACTTGAACTGGAACCGCATCGTGCCGGGGACGATCCGCTCGATCGTGCGGAACGAGCGGCCGATCATCCGCTCCGACGGGAAGTTCACGCGCGACTACTTCTACGTCGAGGACGGCGCGGCGGCGTACACGCTCGTCGCGGAGAAGCTCGGCAAGGACCGGTCGCTCAAGGGGCACGCGTTCAACCTGTCGTACGAGAAGCCCATCACCGTGCTCGAGCTCGTCGACCGCGTCTCGAAGGCGATGGGGTCGAAGCTCGAGCCCGTGATCGAGAACCAGGCCTCGAACGAGATCCGCGAGCAGTACCTCGACGCGAAGAAGGCGCGGACGATGCTCGACTGGGCGCCGACGTTCGCCCTCGACGAAGGGCTCGCGCGCACGATCCGCTGGTACCGGGAGCACCTCGCGTGAGCACGACGACGAAGACGTGTCGGTCGTGCGGCGGCGCCGAGCTCGCGCCGGTGCTCTCGCTCGGGAGCACCCCGCTCGCGAACGCGCTCCTCACCGAGGCCGACCTCGACGAGCCGGAGCCGAAGTTCCCGCTCGAGCTCGTCTTCTGCCCGGCGTGCACGCTCGTCCAGATCACGGAGGAGGTGCCGCCCGAGACGATGTTCGGGGAGTACCTGTATTTCTCCTCGTTCTCCGACACGATGCTGAAGCACGCGGAGGCGATCGCGACGCGGCTCGTGAAGGACCGTGCGCTCGGGGACGAGAGCCTCGTCGTCGAGGTCGCGAGCAACGACGGGTACCTGCTGCAGTTCTACGCGAAGGCCGGCGTGCCGGTCCTCGGCGTGGAGCCGGCGAAGAACGTCGCGAAGGTCGCGGAGGAGAAGGGGATCCGCACGGTGGCGCGCTTCTTCGGGCGTGACCTCGCGGCGGAGCTCGCGGCGAAGGGGGAGCGCGCGGACGTGATCCACGCGAACAACGTCCTCGCGCACGTGCCGGACCTGAACGGCGTCGTCGCGGGCTTCGCGACGGTGTTGAAGGACGACGGCGTCGTCGTGGTCGAGTGCCCCTGGGTCAAGCCCTTCGTCGACCACTGCGAGTTCGACACGATCTACCACGAGCACCTCTGCTACTTCTCGCTCCACGCCCTCGACGCGCTCTTCGCGCGGCACGGGCTCGTCATCCACGACGTCGAGAAGCTCGCGATCCACGGCGGGTCGATCCGGATCTTCGCGTCGCGCGGGGGCGCGCGGTCGGACCGCATGAACGCGGTCCTCGCGGAGGAGAAGGCGGCCGGCGTCGATACGCGGGCGTACTACGAGACGTTCGCGGCGCGCGTGAACGCGCTGAAGCTCGAGCTGGTGAAGAAGCTCGAGGACCTGAAGAGCCAGGGCGCGCGCGTCGCCGCGTACGGCGCGGCGGCGAAGGGCGCGACGCTCGCGAACTTCTTCGGCATCGACCGGAGCCTGGTCTCCTTCGTCGTCGACCGGAGCACGTACAAGCAAGGACGCTTCATGCCGGGGACGCGCCAGCCGATCCTCGCGCCGGACGCGCTGCTCGAGAAGATGCCCGATTACTGTCTCCTCTTTACGTGGAACTTCGAGGCCGAGATCCTCGAGCAGCAAAAGGCTTATCGCGAAAAGGGCGGGAAATTCATCGTCCCTATTCCGAGCGTGAGGATCGTATGAAGCTTCCGGACGGGGTCCGCGTCGTCAAAGGCGAGGCGATCGAGGGCGTGAAGGTGATCCCGCTCCGGCGCATTCCCGACGAGCGCGGCACGATCTTGCACGTGATGAGCTCGAAGGATCCACATTTCCAGCAGTTCGGCGAGATCTATTGCTCGACGGTCTACGAGGGAGTCATCAAGGGCTGGCACAAGCACCGCGAGATGACGCTCAACTACGCTTGCCTCCACGGGCGCGTGAAATGTGCCCTCTACGACGATCGCCCCGCGTCGCCGACGAAGGGCTCGCTGATGGAGGTCTACCTCGGGCCTGATTGCTATTCGCTGTTGGTCATTCCGCCGGAGGTCTGGAACGGCTTCAAGGGAATGAGCGATCCGATGGCGATGATCGCCAATTGCTGCACCCACGCGCACGATCCGTCGCGGAGCGAGCGGCTCGATCCTCACTCGAGCACGATCCCGTACGACTGGGCGCGCAAGGACCACTGAGCGGTCCGATGCGCGTCTTCCTCACGGGAGCGACGGGCTTCGTCGGCGCGCCGGTGACGGAGCGCCTCCTCGCGCGCGGCCACGAGGTCCACGCCCTCGTCCACCCGGAGGACGGGGCGCCGCTCGACGGGCGCGTCTCGATCGTGCGCGGCGATCTCCTTCGCGCGGGCTCCTACGCCGCCGCGCTCGAGGCGCTGCGGCCGGAGGCGTGCGTGCACCTCGGGTGGTACGCGAACCCGAAGGACTACCTCTCGTCGCGCGTGAACCTCGATCTCTTGTCCGCGTCGGCGGCGCTCGGCGCGAAGCTCGTCGACCTCGGGTGCGCGCGCATCGTCGCGGCGGGGACGTGCTTCGAGTACGACGTCGCGCAGGGCTACCTCCGCGAGGACGGGCCGCTCGCGCCGCGGCACCTCTACTCCGCGTGCAAGCGCGCGCTGGGCGAGGTCCTCGCGCAGCTCACGGCCGGGACCTCCACCTCGCTCGCGTGGGCGCGCCTCTTCTTCCTCTACGGTCCGCGCGAGCAGGAGGGCCGCCTCGTGCGGAGCGTGGTCGACGCGCTCCTCGCCGGCGAGCGGGCGCGCACCTCGACCGGGGAGCAGGTCCGTGACTTCTCGCACGTCGCCGACGCCGCGGCCGGGATCGTCCACGTCCTCGAGAGCACGCTCGCGGGGCCGGTGAACGTCGCGTCGGGGGTGCCGGTGCGGGTGCGGGACGTCGTGCGCACGATCGCGCGGCTCGCGGGGCGCGAGGACGCGGTCGACTGGGGCGCGGTCACGCCGCGGCCGAACGATCCGCCGTTCGTCTGCGCCGACGTATCCAAATTACGCAATTCGGGTTTCGTGCCCACGTTCGACCTGGAGTCGGGGCTGCGGGACACGATGGAGTGGGCGAAAGGGGAATTGGGTCGATGAAGGTCGTGATTCTGGCCGGCGGAATGGGCACCCGGCTCTCGGAGGAGACCGAGGTGCGCCCGAAGCCGATGGTC
The Labilithrix sp. genome window above contains:
- a CDS encoding GDP-mannose 4,6-dehydratase; translation: MNQAPSSDPAFWRDRPTFVTGATGLVGGWVVKRLVELGADVVCLVRDWVPESELVRSRAIEKVRVVRGDVRDQALLERALGEYEIATVMHLAAQTIVGIANRNPVSTFETNIGGTWALLEACRRSPKVSEIVVASSDKAYGEAKVLPYDESTALDGVHPYDASKSCTDIITRSYASTWGVPAVTTRCGNFFGGGDLNWNRIVPGTIRSIVRNERPIIRSDGKFTRDYFYVEDGAAAYTLVAEKLGKDRSLKGHAFNLSYEKPITVLELVDRVSKAMGSKLEPVIENQASNEIREQYLDAKKARTMLDWAPTFALDEGLARTIRWYREHLA
- a CDS encoding class I SAM-dependent methyltransferase translates to MSTTTKTCRSCGGAELAPVLSLGSTPLANALLTEADLDEPEPKFPLELVFCPACTLVQITEEVPPETMFGEYLYFSSFSDTMLKHAEAIATRLVKDRALGDESLVVEVASNDGYLLQFYAKAGVPVLGVEPAKNVAKVAEEKGIRTVARFFGRDLAAELAAKGERADVIHANNVLAHVPDLNGVVAGFATVLKDDGVVVVECPWVKPFVDHCEFDTIYHEHLCYFSLHALDALFARHGLVIHDVEKLAIHGGSIRIFASRGGARSDRMNAVLAEEKAAGVDTRAYYETFAARVNALKLELVKKLEDLKSQGARVAAYGAAAKGATLANFFGIDRSLVSFVVDRSTYKQGRFMPGTRQPILAPDALLEKMPDYCLLFTWNFEAEILEQQKAYREKGGKFIVPIPSVRIV
- a CDS encoding SBBP repeat-containing protein, with protein sequence MSLPSCSSDAGPSSDAAAPVGKVGASTVGPAGGAVTTSVGVRIDIPPGALTTEVEITITGLGAIAPPEGTEAIRGGYLFEPEGLTFLLPVKVTLPVAGPYPQEKRVAVGRQVAGGEWTLLEGAVTDTSVTVETLGFSRWLAVLVGGGAAQSKRSAEHVIWTRQFGLGSSDEVSALAVGPDDGAVVAGITWGAFPGFEQGGNGDAFVRRYDANGQETWTRQFGAGSTEHAKAVATSAAGTIYVAGQALHFLGDETDPERRGGGFVRTYGADGDLKGSFQLKTAGYGSEVTAIAVSGNDLVIAGQQGTERADPDLFVRKIDGAGNTIWGDVLNGQKAGENDNSSDSACGVGVDGEGNAVLLGQLNGPLAGVSGRGGVVVRKYAPGGAALWTKVFEDEGCAVNSGSLRVAADGHVYLAAGTEVRKLGPSGDVLWQKSVDPLHHGLSTIALAPDAVLVAGFTRDVPAAEGDSWDVFVRRYGLDGAEGWTRQLGSPGQDNPYALDVDGAGRIYLGGRSITMSGSLPGVTEPGTGAFLMQLQP
- a CDS encoding NAD(P)-dependent oxidoreductase, with amino-acid sequence MRVFLTGATGFVGAPVTERLLARGHEVHALVHPEDGAPLDGRVSIVRGDLLRAGSYAAALEALRPEACVHLGWYANPKDYLSSRVNLDLLSASAALGAKLVDLGCARIVAAGTCFEYDVAQGYLREDGPLAPRHLYSACKRALGEVLAQLTAGTSTSLAWARLFFLYGPREQEGRLVRSVVDALLAGERARTSTGEQVRDFSHVADAAAGIVHVLESTLAGPVNVASGVPVRVRDVVRTIARLAGREDAVDWGAVTPRPNDPPFVCADVSKLRNSGFVPTFDLESGLRDTMEWAKGELGR
- a CDS encoding dTDP-4-dehydrorhamnose 3,5-epimerase family protein yields the protein MKLPDGVRVVKGEAIEGVKVIPLRRIPDERGTILHVMSSKDPHFQQFGEIYCSTVYEGVIKGWHKHREMTLNYACLHGRVKCALYDDRPASPTKGSLMEVYLGPDCYSLLVIPPEVWNGFKGMSDPMAMIANCCTHAHDPSRSERLDPHSSTIPYDWARKDH
- a CDS encoding endonuclease/exonuclease/phosphatase family protein, with translation MRRPSFFALAFLALAACAAPVDQGATQVAASTNETAPRAAATSTTTTLRVVASNLTSGNRQSYDPGEGARILQALKPDVALMQEFNYGRNTTAELTTFVHDTFGAEYTWSRETGAAQIPNGVVSRYPIVAKGQWADPQTSTRSFAWARIDVPGDRDLWTISVHLLTSGASRRQAEANAIVARVRAEIPAGDYVVLGGDFNTGSRTEQCIRTFGSLFKTQGPYPVDTRGNGGTSASRGSPYDWVLASPALDALETPAVVGGVSFTHGMVFDSRNFDPLANVAPVRRSDSGAVNMQHMAVVRDFALPVPEEPPVVVEAPDAGATEPEAPAPDADASAPANE